A single window of Gemmatimonadaceae bacterium DNA harbors:
- a CDS encoding phosphoglycerate mutase family protein: protein MTSTKKMHVKLLFAAFSLITGCAPAPVVPEPTPEPGSTTVYLVRHAEKANLREVDPSISEEGQARAKALASRLGAAGVAAILTTQFRRTQETAEPLATTLGVTPEIVHAGRVGDTDSTLAAVLRHRGKKVLVVGHSKTIPPLIQALGGPKLPDICESQYSNLFIVYLPPSGSSQMVRQTYGKADPPLGAGCSSL, encoded by the coding sequence ATGACATCGACAAAAAAGATGCACGTAAAGCTGTTGTTCGCCGCATTCTCACTCATCACCGGCTGCGCTCCTGCTCCAGTGGTACCAGAGCCGACTCCCGAACCAGGCTCGACGACGGTGTATCTGGTGCGGCACGCGGAGAAGGCGAACCTCAGAGAGGTAGACCCGTCGATTTCGGAGGAGGGGCAGGCGCGGGCGAAGGCGCTGGCGAGCAGGCTTGGCGCCGCGGGCGTGGCGGCAATATTGACGACGCAGTTCAGGCGCACTCAGGAAACTGCGGAGCCGCTCGCAACAACACTCGGCGTGACCCCGGAAATCGTGCACGCTGGAAGGGTGGGCGATACGGACAGCACGTTGGCGGCCGTTCTTCGACATCGCGGAAAGAAGGTGCTCGTCGTGGGGCACAGCAAAACCATCCCACCCCTCATCCAGGCACTGGGCGGTCCGAAGCTGCCAGACATCTGTGAAAGCCAGTACTCGAATTTATTCATCGTGTATTTGCCGCCCTCCGGATCGTCGCAGATGGTCAGGCAGACCTACGGCAAGGCAGACCCGCCTCTGGGAG
- the fusA gene encoding elongation factor G, producing MMHEYKSEDIRNIAVVGHGACGKTTLVDALAFVSGTSKRHGSVRDGTALTDFTKEETERGFSISLACAHAEWMDSKINFLDTPGYSDFQGDAIAGLTAADGALVVISATAGVEVGTTRMFNEALARRDPILFVASMIDKEHASFDSVYEGIKSTLTTRVIPVEVPIGEGPEFHGILNLFDKKAHLFRKGTKVGEYDEVDVPDENKAQFDKYYEQLIETIAATDDVLLERYLGGEEIERADALTAMKEAMKRQEVFPLFCCSSELTYGTQALLTKIVELMPTAYEMEELHAFVGSEGDHTVEIHAVDNAPFSALVFKTHAEPHVGDVSYFRTFSGTLHNGQEVYNATRGVGEKMAHIAIPQGKERVDVPFLHPGDIGCVAKLKNTHTNDTLSTREHPVRLPAIEFPEPRVVYAVHATARGDEEKLQQGLHRLHDEDVSFQTHYNPETHETIVSGLGERHLDVVMARLKRQYGVQSELKKPEIAYRETIVGKGQGQGRHRKQSGGRGQFGDCWVRMAPTRRGAGYQFVNAIVGGSIPSKFIPAVDKGIQEASAHGILAGYPMVDFQVEVYDGSYHSVDSSEQAFKMAGIQAFNAVAAKCKPVLLEPLDELEVTTPDLYLGDVLGDLSSRRGHILGTDSLPGGLSRVKAVVPQAELHLYATDLYSKTHGHGSFVQRFKGYEQMPGEAAQRVINESKGSTQAAG from the coding sequence ATGATGCACGAGTATAAAAGCGAAGACATTCGCAACATTGCCGTCGTCGGACACGGCGCGTGCGGCAAGACCACTCTGGTAGACGCCCTCGCATTCGTGTCCGGAACCTCAAAGCGTCACGGGTCTGTTCGTGACGGAACCGCGCTGACCGACTTCACTAAAGAAGAAACGGAGCGCGGTTTTTCAATCAGTCTGGCGTGCGCCCACGCCGAATGGATGGACTCGAAGATCAATTTCCTCGACACGCCGGGCTACTCCGATTTTCAGGGTGACGCGATTGCGGGCCTGACCGCTGCCGACGGCGCGCTCGTCGTCATCAGCGCCACAGCGGGCGTCGAAGTCGGCACCACCCGCATGTTCAACGAAGCCCTGGCGAGGCGCGACCCGATTCTCTTCGTCGCATCGATGATCGACAAGGAGCACGCCTCGTTCGATTCCGTCTACGAGGGGATCAAGTCGACACTCACGACTCGTGTCATTCCAGTCGAGGTGCCGATCGGCGAAGGCCCGGAATTCCACGGCATTCTGAATCTCTTCGACAAAAAGGCCCATCTCTTCAGGAAAGGAACGAAGGTCGGCGAGTACGACGAGGTCGACGTTCCAGACGAGAACAAAGCACAGTTCGACAAGTACTATGAGCAGCTAATCGAGACCATCGCCGCGACCGATGACGTTCTGCTCGAGCGCTACCTGGGCGGTGAGGAGATCGAGCGCGCTGACGCGCTGACGGCGATGAAGGAAGCGATGAAGCGACAGGAGGTGTTCCCGCTCTTCTGCTGCTCATCCGAGCTCACCTACGGAACGCAGGCACTGCTCACGAAGATCGTCGAGCTCATGCCGACCGCGTACGAAATGGAAGAGCTGCACGCCTTCGTCGGGTCCGAAGGCGATCACACAGTCGAGATCCACGCGGTCGACAATGCCCCATTCAGTGCGCTCGTTTTCAAGACGCACGCCGAGCCGCACGTTGGGGACGTTTCGTATTTCCGCACGTTCTCCGGGACGCTGCACAACGGCCAGGAGGTCTACAACGCGACGCGAGGCGTGGGCGAGAAGATGGCTCACATCGCCATCCCGCAGGGAAAGGAGCGCGTCGATGTGCCGTTCCTTCATCCGGGCGACATCGGCTGCGTCGCCAAGCTCAAGAACACGCATACCAACGACACCCTGTCCACGCGCGAGCATCCGGTGCGCCTCCCGGCAATCGAGTTCCCCGAGCCGAGGGTGGTTTACGCCGTCCACGCGACGGCGCGGGGTGACGAGGAGAAGCTTCAGCAGGGATTGCATCGCCTGCACGACGAGGACGTGAGCTTCCAGACGCACTACAATCCCGAGACGCACGAGACGATCGTCTCCGGACTCGGCGAGCGACACCTCGATGTCGTCATGGCTCGGCTCAAGCGCCAGTACGGCGTTCAGTCGGAGCTCAAGAAGCCCGAGATCGCTTACCGGGAGACAATCGTCGGCAAGGGTCAGGGCCAGGGACGCCACAGGAAACAGAGCGGCGGACGCGGCCAGTTCGGAGATTGCTGGGTGCGAATGGCTCCGACGCGGCGTGGCGCGGGGTACCAGTTCGTGAACGCGATCGTCGGCGGATCGATTCCCTCCAAATTCATCCCCGCGGTGGACAAGGGAATTCAGGAGGCCTCGGCCCACGGCATTCTCGCCGGTTATCCGATGGTGGATTTCCAGGTGGAGGTGTATGACGGATCGTACCACTCCGTGGATTCATCCGAGCAGGCTTTCAAGATGGCGGGCATTCAGGCGTTCAACGCCGTCGCGGCGAAATGCAAGCCGGTGCTTCTCGAGCCGCTCGATGAGCTCGAGGTCACGACACCCGATCTGTATCTCGGCGATGTCCTTGGCGATCTTTCGTCGCGGCGCGGACACATACTCGGCACAGATTCGCTTCCAGGAGGCCTCTCGCGTGTGAAAGCGGTAGTACCTCAGGCCGAGCTCCATCTTTACGCCACCGATCTATATTCGAAGACCCACGGACACGGATCGTTCGTCCAGAGATTCAAGGGTTACGAGCAGATGCCGGGCGAAGCTGCGCAACGAGTGATCAACGAGAGCAAGGGCTCCACGCAAGCAGCTGGGTGA
- a CDS encoding DUF2784 domain-containing protein, giving the protein MIHRFVARVILTAHVAYVAFVLFGSLLVLRWPGMIYLHLAAVAWAFATLAFDLGCPLTPWEKASWRKAGVEPYPEGFLQHHILRTRFAPEVSRRNHAIAAFVVVALNAAVYSAAFLAD; this is encoded by the coding sequence ATGATCCACCGATTCGTCGCAAGGGTCATCCTCACGGCACACGTCGCGTACGTGGCCTTCGTGCTGTTTGGGAGCCTCCTCGTCCTGCGTTGGCCGGGAATGATCTATCTCCACCTCGCGGCCGTCGCCTGGGCGTTCGCGACCCTCGCGTTCGACCTGGGGTGTCCTCTCACTCCGTGGGAGAAGGCTTCATGGCGAAAAGCCGGGGTCGAGCCGTATCCGGAGGGTTTTCTCCAGCACCATATCCTTCGAACCCGTTTTGCCCCCGAAGTTTCGCGGAGAAATCACGCAATTGCAGCCTTCGTGGTCGTCGCACTCAACGCCGCGGTGTACTCGGCAGCGTTTCTGGCGGACTGA
- a CDS encoding sulfite exporter TauE/SafE family protein translates to MIFVFIAIGFAAGILAGLFGVGGGLIIVPALVLLAHFTPITAIGTSLAALLLPVGALGVWEYYRRGHLNIPAALFIAVGILFGAFLGAKLAHQMSPLQLKRAFAVFLVVVAGRMWFS, encoded by the coding sequence GTGATCTTCGTCTTCATAGCCATCGGGTTCGCCGCCGGAATTCTCGCCGGTTTGTTCGGGGTGGGCGGGGGCCTGATCATCGTCCCCGCGCTGGTGCTGCTGGCTCATTTTACTCCGATTACCGCGATCGGAACTTCGCTCGCCGCGCTGCTCCTGCCCGTCGGAGCGCTGGGAGTATGGGAATACTACAGGAGGGGACACCTCAACATTCCGGCGGCTCTCTTTATCGCGGTTGGAATCCTCTTCGGCGCATTCCTCGGCGCCAAGCTGGCGCACCAGATGAGTCCCCTTCAGCTCAAGCGCGCGTTCGCCGTGTTCCTCGTCGTCGTTGCCGGCAGGATGTGGTTCTCATAA